The following coding sequences are from one Betaproteobacteria bacterium window:
- the xseB gene encoding exodeoxyribonuclease VII small subunit — protein sequence MPQTPIAEMKFETALAELEAIVQSMEAGSLELEESIAAYRRGMELMKHCQRQLDAAETQLRIVENGEERAADPAGDLS from the coding sequence ATGCCTCAAACCCCCATCGCCGAGATGAAATTCGAGACAGCCCTGGCCGAACTCGAAGCCATCGTCCAGAGCATGGAAGCCGGCAGCCTCGAACTGGAGGAATCCATCGCCGCCTACCGCCGCGGCATGGAATTGATGAAACACTGCCAGCGGCAGCTCGACGCCGCCGAAACTCAGTTGCGCATTGTCGAAAACGGCGAGGAACGGGCCGCTGACCCGGCCGGAGACCTGAGTTGA